One window of the Zygotorulaspora mrakii chromosome 6, complete sequence genome contains the following:
- the TMA23 gene encoding Tma23p (similar to Saccharomyces cerevisiae TMA23 (YMR269W); ancestral locus Anc_8.823), with protein sequence MDSKEYLKCFGWKEGEALRTGGLKKPILVKHKRDKKGLGCAPGQDDSEAWWERIFDGQLKGLEINAGTKTHGISFNQKKVVASGHSKESSPLYRRFVRGESLKGTIEDQDNDPLPQLIVFKGSKRTSGISDEKRLLKKRKKEKREKKEKRENRGKTEKKQKKKDKKTSKVQKKESKHKK encoded by the coding sequence ATGGATAGTAAAGAGTACTTGAAGTGTTTTGGGTGGAAAGAAGGTGAAGCCCTAAGGACAGGCGGCCTTAAGAAGCCTATCTTAGTGAAGCACAAGAGAGATAAAAAAGGTCTTGGATGCGCACCCGGTCAGGATGACAGTGAGGCTTGGTGGGAGCGTATATTTGATGGCCAGCTAAAGGGACTTGAAATAAATGCAGGAACCAAAACACATGGTATTTCATTCAACCAAAAGAAAGTTGTTGCATCAGGGCATTCGAAGGAAAGCTCGCCGTTATACAGAAGATTTGTCAGAGGCGAGAGTCTTAAAGGTACTATAGAGGATCAGGACAATGATCCGTTACCCCAATTGATTGTATTCAAAGGCAGTAAAAGGACATCAGGAATttctgatgaaaagagattgCTGAAGAAACgaaagaaggagaagagagagaagaaagagaagagagaGAACAGAGGGAAGACAGagaagaagcagaagaagaaagataaAAAGACTTCcaaagttcaaaaaaaggagAGTAAACATAAGAAGTAA
- the PRP24 gene encoding U6 snRNP complex subunit PRP24 (similar to Saccharomyces cerevisiae PRP24 (YMR268C); ancestral locus Anc_8.822), which produces MKRSLDVEPTGPRKQVDINENRKRELTTVIVRNLPKSYNQTKLRKYFQDCGRINQVDVCEALSKDGRLARIEFTSYNEVLTALTKTFSKIGNNEIQVEPLVDCTIWMTNFPPQYTARDIINLLRRIDILTVSVRLPSLRFNANRRFAYVDLTSQDDVNRAVSQLNDKTIQSYRLVVKKSNLLDISKRTDSAVLERREIMIRHLNLEQITEDRLKEIFSTYGAIETVKVPHTGDRQHTDGYAFITFKEKSSADESLKADQTTLDGQQINVKLSDRKEYLERQKVKRILFNKSQNDSIISLFPLSDHISKAQIESLLTEKLGLNANDMENLYLVSDYEGALIVLKEAKLAAKCLMSLNGTEFKGRHLHCGTVRDLKDHDRNRKATAKSHFVNASRDHFIQTTLRDTNSSPKLSNEDFRKIFLNK; this is translated from the coding sequence ATGAAACGATCGCTGGACGTTGAACCCACTGGCCCAAGAAAGCAGGTTGATATCAATGAGAACAGAAAACGAGAGCTCACAACTGTGATAGTGAGAAATCTACCCAAAAGTTATAACCAAACAAAATTAAGAAAATACTTTCAAGATTGTGGCAGGATTAATCAGGTCGATGTCTGTGAGGCGTTGTCAAAAGACGGAAGATTAGCGAGAATTGAGTTCACGTCTTATAATGAAGTTTTAACAGCACTAACAAAGACTTTTAGCAAAATAGGAAACAATGAGATTCAAGTTGAGCCACTAGTTGATTGCACAATATGGATGACAAATTTTCCTCCCCAATATACAGCTCGAGATATCATAAATTTACTGAGAAGAATAGATATTTTGACGGTTAGCGTACGCTTACCGTCGCTGAGATTCAACGCAAATAGGCGCTTTGCCTATGTGGATTTGACCTCACAAGATGACGTAAATAGAGCAGTATCACAGCTCAATGATAAAACTATACAATCTTATCGCTTGGTTGTCAAAAAGTCCAACCTTTTGGACATATCGAAGCGAACTGACTCTGCCgttttggaaagaagagagATCATGATACGACATTTGAATCTGGAGCAGATTACCGAGGACCGCTTAAAagaaatcttttcaacttaTGGCGCTATTGAAACTGTAAAAGTACCACATACTGGGGATAGACAGCACACCGATGGTTATGCATTTATCACATTCAAGGAGAAGTCTTCGGCAGATGAATCATTGAAAGCAGATCAAACTACTCTGGACGGTCAGCAGATAAATGTCAAGTTATCAGATAGAAAGGAGTATTTGGAGAGACagaaagtgaaaagaattttGTTCAACAAGTCTCAAAATGATTCCATTATCTCATTATTTCCCTTGAGCGATCATATCTCTAAGGCACAGATTGAGTCCTTGCTTACAGAAAAGTTGGGCTTAAACGCAAACGATATGGAGAATCTATATCTAGTTTCAGATTATGAAGGTGCTCTTATCGTTTTGAAGGAGGCAAAATTAGCAGCCAAATGTCTTATGTCACTAAATGGAACTGAGTTCAAGGGCAGGCATCTCCACTGTGGTACTGTGAGAGACTTGAAAGATCATGACCGAAATCGTAAGGCAACAGCGAAATCGCATTTTGTAAATGCGAGCCGTGATCATTTCATTCAAACTACACTTAGAGAtacaaattcttcaccaAAACTATCAAATGAGGACTTCCGTAAAATATTTCTCAATAAATAG
- the NUP188 gene encoding Nup188p (similar to Saccharomyces cerevisiae NUP188 (YML103C); ancestral locus Anc_8.821), producing MEIQLDLSALSFVDVEYFIRSCPVDRAFAEPSFDVVNKFLITNKDIFCATEIFNTSGIDNSEKDPKMVTTLNLRGIEYKGITKESCEEAFFFSKCLCLSLDECLRIITQIKQKRHSEIPQMQLAKYIFQERNATLKTISLLLDSVGSSELSDEPINFVLKNKLKICESLIGTLNKLLQEVGEDKCIQWKNLNAQERKNLLQLKNTQNLIYVVNILRLLTMLVLNVQLPVGIVKSWFHLLRDTRENVFFMLDPSSLIPNPVSVKIESLITINTLLILGLNSTSSTIDVETPYYKDEECFQEIHKTLEQNHISPVIIYMWSFVLFVKSFTLEEEPERELNFVGKVFGKIPISELTALFASRAEQAGVFEAIIGMSKSLSNDKFSSVIIASFLSFAMHFIPLTVQTSRVIKTVLLSIPEEFVEQFLTSSEFEKKLSILKAKLPMIDDALLPLVNISTAHIHFANFEWKNLQTYTCKQKLGELDYDIVDDDPVSLDMDVIVLKKEAFAHPPLEFDQTVLMPIPEETRGKILPVSGNNEDVIAFIYAYNGWTVLGRMLQNICDYYVGGGIELENTIKDITVALIELVSKVVSPKIPLERSMEIVQYLSTNVADEDVLSLILKIFEHSLHNRNYEVISVCSDFLTSLTPNYQHYVWSHLARSDLLDKYGKTGLATATLGSIELPYGEYSFTLSLIKLTEEVTADSFSMDNEFSSKTKMDMLERLITQLIDISESYQYWKYSDINQRFEIGFRLNSLFSKVLYNVYAIDPLSAPKQKVASILSGCSLKILNAYLTPQSPDVPAVSSLLNALLSIQNIQISLLGDQAFSPIFTQLVKSSFELATLLISIRGQLKMKPSCLERLIYTKSPELVEIYCQFSTLKRHVIRLFHSVVRVPWTDNYLFLLSYLGAKHSDIFLDSISSDLEGPLANHKLSKDLYKFFGALMESKQDGLSILFLTGNIASRSNQDPVDKPRKRKSVLSVLKENALKLDLLPESVGCCLLDSISYAFNTWANARDSKADEKFILALLKRVKDFKPVSASSEEEMMLAAGRYKLISCILEIIALYLFTSTDIDSHIFQLLNQPDLAVLLGPFFNINGYNRHLHESLHQMFEKKWPKLKLSKFCASHLYQLDVFSLDSIFAISLMDQYFGDDEKWIGTKEDRGYRAEVIAASINLKYVNCQIAAAKAWGALLTTFIKKTTKRLNDTFLDLASNFLKLNIESGIEASIFTDVYCERLELCFYILYSFQKKSEPIPEKTLHHILSLLTSVFKSEEVRYIHNVSHSTKRDYYRPILRSVLLVLGSVTTGTHFLELEADQLLEFFEISFCKGVQLIVSEILCDIGSSTSNGKQVVIFNIGERIQDLFLLLSLFTKIRTLNPTANFNIIMASSLNESGTLKAVLNLYSSSHLFNVNSEAILGSLILSFISELCTVDPIATKFINSGLFATLLESPLSIAIQDGGIKLEQQGSLHSIWTNGLLSIILLLLSKFGNKLLPECCLFISYFSKQIETAIYRWSDSKLAVSTALIRETSQLILLQKILQNLNYQKYLSNSGNIISLTDENSEVELVIGLDTEEARKSLNIALKRLLTHPKYLNSRVVATTIEEQRLLDDDAKRGDFVREVSKNIEEMQASLLDD from the coding sequence ATGGAAATACAATTGGACCTCAGCGCGTTATCgtttgttgatgttgaataTTTTATAAGATCATGTCCTGTGGATAGGGCATTTGCCGAGCCCAGTTTTGACGTTGTGAATAAGTTTCTCATCACTAATAAGGACATATTTTGCGCAacagaaattttcaataccTCTGGTATCGATAATTCAGAGAAAGACCCTAAAATGGTTACCACATTAAATCTTAGAGGAATTGAGTACAAAGGTATTACCAAAGAAAGTTGTGAGgaagctttttttttctccaagTGTCTGTGTCTTAGTCTGGATGAATGTCTGAGAATTATAACTCAAATTAAGCAAAAGAGACATAGTGAAATTCCACAAATGCAACTGGCAAAGTACatctttcaagaaagaaatgctACTTTAAAGACAATTTCGCTACTATTAGACAGTGTAGGATCTAGTGAGCTCTCTGATGAGCCCATAAATTTcgttttaaaaaataaattgaaaatatgcGAAAGTTTGATTGGCACATTAAACAAGCTATTGCAGGAAGTCGGTGAAGACAAGTGTATTCAGTGGAAAAACTTGAACGCAcaggaaagaaaaaatctgttGCAACTGAAAAATACCCAAAATCTCATATATGTAGTGAACATTTTGCGATTACTAACAATGTTGGTTTTGAATGTTCAATTACCAGTTGGCATAGTAAAAAGTTGGTTCCACCTCTTAAGAGATACCAGGGAAAATGTATTTTTTATGCTAGATCCAAGCTCTTTGATTCCTAATCCGGTTTCAGTGAAAATTGAATCACTAATAACTATAAACACGTTACTGATTCTAGGATTAAACAGCACAAGTTCAACTATTGACGTCGAGACACCTTACtataaagatgaagaatGCTTTCAAGAAATACATAAGACGCTAGAACAGAATCACATTAGTCCTGTAATAATTTATATGTGGTCTTTTGTATTATTTGTCAAATCATTCACATTGGAGGAAGAACCGGAAAGGGAGTTGAATTTTGTTGGAAAAGTATTTGGGAAAATACCAATATCGGAGTTAACTGCTTTATTCGCCTCAAGGGCTGAACAAGCCGGTGTTTTTGAAGCCATTATAGGCATGTCAAAATCTCTCTCAAATGACAAGTTCAGTTCAGTGATCATTGCATCTTTCCTCTCATTTGCTATGCACTTCATACCTCTTACTGTGCAGACCTCGAGGGTTATTAAGACTGTTTTGCTTAGTATCCCGGAAGAGTTTGTTGAACAATTCCTGACAAGCTCCgagtttgaaaagaaattgtcCATTTTGAAGGCCAAGTTACCCATGATAGATGATGCCCTTCTTCCTCTAGTCAACATCAGCACAGCGCATATTCATTTTGCCAATTTCGAATGGAAAAATCTACAAACTTACACCTGCAAACAAAAGCTTGGTGAGCTAGATTATGACattgttgatgatgatcCCGTTTCGCTGGACATGGACGTGattgtcttgaaaaaagaagcttttGCACATCCTCCATTAGAATTTGACCAAACAGTGCTGATGCCCATTCCTGAAGAAACTCGAGGGAAAATTCTGCCCGTTTCGGGAAACAATGAAGATGTTATTGCCTTTATTTACGCGTATAATGGATGGACAGTGCTTGGACGCATGCTGCAAAACATTTGTGATTACTATGTTGGAGGTGGAATTGAGCTGGAAAACACTATAAAGGATATTACAGTTGCTTTGATAGAACTTGTGTCGAAAGTGGTCTCTCCAAAGATACCTTTGGAACGCTCAATGGAAATAGTTCAATACTTATCAACGAATGTCGCAGACGAAGACGTCCTTTCGCTAATacttaaaatttttgagcatTCTCTGCACAACAGAAATTACGAAGTAATATCAGTCTGCTCAGACTTTCTTACTTCACTGACGCCTAACTACCAGCATTATGTTTGGTCTCACCTCGCTCGTTCAGACTTATTAGATAAATATGGGAAAACGGGACTTGCGACTGCAACCTTGggttcaattgaattaCCATATGGGGAGTACTCATTCACTTTATCATTAATTAAGTTGACCGAGGAAGTAACCGCAGATTCATTTTCTATGGATAACGAATTTTCGTCTAAGACCAAAATGGATATGCTTGAACGACTAATTACACAGCTGATAGATATTTCAGAAAGTTATCAATACTGGAAATATAGCGATATTAATCAGAGATTTGAGATAGGTTTCCGCCTCAATTCGCTATTTTCGAAAGTCCTCTACAACGTTTATGCCATTGATCCCCTGTCAGCACCAAAACAGAAAGTTGCGAGCATCTTGAGCGGATGTAGtctcaaaattttaaatGCATATCTGACACCTCAGTCGCCAGACGTCCCTGCGGTTAGTTCTCTTTTGAACGCACTCCTTTCAATCCAAAATATTCagatttctcttttgggAGACCAGGCTTTTAGCCCTATTTTTACACAATTGGTCAAGAGTTCTTTCGAGCTAGCTACGTTGTTGATCTCTATTCGAGGACAGCTCAAAATGAAGCCGAGCTGCTTGGAAAGATTGATATACACAAAGTCGCCGGAACTGGTCGAAATCTACTGCCAGTTCTCAACTCTCAAGCGCCACGTTATAAGGCTCTTCCACTCAGTCGTTAGAGTTCCATGGACTGATAattatttgtttcttctcTCTTATCTTGGAGCAAAACACTCCGATATATTTTTAGATTCAATCTCCTCAGATTTAGAAGGCCCACTTGCGAATCATAAACTGTCCAAAGATTTATATAAATTCTTCGGCGCCCTCATGGAGAGTAAACAAGATGGATTAtctattttgtttttgacaGGAAATATTGCCTCCAGGTCAAACCAAGACCCAGTTGATAAGCCCCGAAAGAGGAAGTCTGTATTAAGTGTTTTAAAAGAGAATGCTTTAAAGcttgatcttcttcctGAATCAGTTGGATGTTGCCTGCTGGACTCAATATCATATGCATTCAATACATGGGCAAATGCGAGGGATTCGAAAGCAGACGAGAAATTCATTCTTGCGCTGCTAAAAAGGgttaaagatttcaagCCAGTAAGCGCCAGCTcggaagaagaaatgatgtTGGCAGCAGGAAGATATAAATTAATTTCTTGCATACTAGAAATTATTGCACTTTACCTGTTTACATCCACGGATATTGACTCTCATATTTTCCAACTCCTAAACCAACCAGACCTAGCTGTTCTGTTAGGTCCCTTTTTTAATATAAATGGTTACAACAGGCATTTGCATGAGTCTTTGCACCAAATgttcgaaaaaaaatggccaAAGTTGAAGCTATCGAAGTTTTGTGCCTCCCATCTTTATCAGCTGGATGTATTTTCCCTTGATAGCATCTTCGCAATATCCTTAATGGATCAGTACTTTGGAGACGACGAAAAATGGATAGGTACAAAAGAGGATAGAGGTTACAGAGCTGAAGTCATAGCAGCTTCTATTAACTTGAAATATGTTAACTGCCAAATAGCTGCCGCTAAAGCATGGGGAGCACTACTGACAACTTTCATAAAGAAAACAACGAAGCGTCTTAATGATACTTTTCTGGACCTTGcctcaaattttttgaaactaaACATTGAGTCAGGGATAGAAGCATCGATATTTACCGATGTCTATTGTGAGAGGCTCGAACTATGTTTTTACATCTTATATTcctttcaaaagaaatccGAGCCTATCCCAGAGAAAACTCTTCACCATATTTTAAGTCTATTGACATCTGTTTTCAAATCGGAGGAAGTGCGTTATATCCATAACGTGTCCCACTCTACAAAGAGAGACTACTATAGACCTATCCTACGTTCAGTTTTACTGGTTTTGGGCTCCGTCACCACAGGAACTCATTTCCTTGAATTGGAAGCTGATCAGCTCTTGGAGTTTTTCGAAATATCATTTTGCAAAGGCGTACAGTTGATAGTATCAGAGATTCTTTGCGATATAGGCTCGTCCACTTCAAATGGAAAACAGGTTGTAATTTTCAACATCGGAGAGCGTATCCAAGATCTCTTTTTATTGTTATCTCTCTTCACCAAGATACGAACTTTGAATCCAACTGCtaatttcaatataatCATGGCATCATCACTAAACGAATCTGGCACGCTAAAAGctgttttgaatttataCTCAAGCTCTCACCTTTTCAATGTCAATAGTGAGGCTATTCTGGGATCCCTTATCTTATCATTTATCTCAGAATTATGCACCGTTGATCCTATAGCCACaaaattcatcaacagCGGTCTTTTCGCAACCTTACTTGAAAGTCCACTTTCCATCGCTATACAAGATGGCGGAATCAAACTGGAGCAGCAAGGCAGTCTGCATAGCATATGGACGAATGGCTTACTTTCCATCATTTTGCTTTTATTAAGCAAGTTTGGAAATAAGCTTTTGCCGGAATGTTGTTTGTTCATCTCTTACTTTTCTAAGCAGATCGAAACAGCGATATACAGATGGTCTGATAGTAAGCTTGCAGTTTCAACAGCGCTTATAAGAGAGACCAGTCAACTTATtcttttacaaaaaatcCTGCAGAATCtcaattatcaaaagtaTCTGTCGAACTCAGGGAACATAATCAGCTTGACAGACGAAAATTCAGAAGTTGAACTGGTTATTGGCTTAGACACAGAAGAAGCAAGGAAATCACTAAATATTGCACTCAAGCGTTTGCTTACACATCCGAAGTATTTAAATTCCAGGGTCGTCGCAACTACAATAGAGGAGCAACGACTCTTGGATGACGATGCAAAGAGAGGAGATTTTGTAAGAGAAGTGTCGAAGAATATAGAGGAAATGCAAGCATCACTTCTGGATGATTAG
- the PPA2 gene encoding inorganic diphosphatase PPA2 (similar to Saccharomyces cerevisiae PPA2 (YMR267W); ancestral locus Anc_8.820), whose product MIAWSLPRMKLNERPIARLKQINHILNPQRGFSSVKQGSKYSPNFKQYLKLPNGETGSFFHDVPMDLNLKDRTAQMIVEVPRWSNGKFEISKDLEYNPIVQDMKKGKVRFVHNIFPYCGYIHNYGAIPQTWEDPTENSRNGGLESLAGDNDPLDCCEIGSSILQTGDIKTVRILGSLALIDDGELDWKIIAINVEDPISSQLQNLNDVNKYLPGILEATREWFRDYKIPDGKPSNSFAFNGQYKDVADTIEIIQDCHDSWKKLVSGSKENEDFKGLPQIKRAGADFAVKADEQPAQPIPKDIHKWWYI is encoded by the coding sequence ATGATTGCATGGTCTTTACCGAGGATGAAACTCAATGAACGGCCAATTGCTAGACTCAAGCAAATCAATCACATACTGAATCCACAAAGAGGTTTTAGTTCCGTAAAACAGGGCAGCAAATATAGtccaaatttcaaacagtACTTGAAGCTCCCTAATGGTGAAACAGgctcattttttcatgacGTTCCTATGGATCTTAATCTTAAGGATAGGACAGCTCAAATGATCGTGGAAGTTCCTCGTTGGTCCAACGGTAAGTTTGAAATCTCTAAGGATTTAGAGTACAACCCCATTGTCCAggatatgaaaaaaggtAAGGTGAGGTTCGTCCATAATATATTCCCTTACTGTGGTTATATTCACAATTATGGTGCTATTCCACAAACTTGGGAAGATCCAACAGAGAATTCACGGAATGGAGGTCTTGAATCGCTAGCAGGTGATAATGACCCGCTCGATTGTTGCGAAATAGGATCCAGCATACTACAGACTGGAGACATAAAAACCGTTAGAATCTTAGGCTCGCTAGCGTTGATTGACGATGGTGAGTTAGACTGGAAAATTATCGCAATAAATGTAGAAGATCCTATATCATCTCAGCTACAGAATCTTAATGATGTCAACAAATACCTGCCTGGTATTTTGGAAGCTACAAGAGAATGGTTCAGAGACTATAAAATACCAGACGGTAAACCAAGCAATTCTTTCGCTTTCAATGGGCAATATAAGGATGTTGCAGATACGATAGAAATTATTCAAGATTGCCATGACTCTTGGAAGAAGCTTGTCAGTGGctcaaaggaaaatgaagattttAAAGGATTGCCGCAAATAAAACGTGCCGGAGCAGATTTCGCTGTGAAAGCAGATGAGCAACCCGCGCAGCCGATTCCTAAAGATATTCATAAGTGGTGGTATATCTAG
- the RSN1 gene encoding Rsn1p (similar to Saccharomyces cerevisiae RSN1 (YMR266W); ancestral locus Anc_8.819) has product MSEGGVSTQQVLTSLIANGVIFGAFLSVFLLLRLKLKRNYEPKSTYDLISDEKKPEPLPPGLWQWFLPLLKKSDNFLIQQAGLDGYFFLRYLFLICAYCSISALYIFPILFAVNATNENGQNGLDVLGFQNVNRPGRYYAHVFCGWVFFWMFMFVVYRELYFYNSLRQAVLSSPRYASKISSKTVLFQTVPQQYLSESEFSKLFDGVKRVWIARGGHHELEKKIAQRDDLVNKLENALNSYIKKAIKQVGKLKKKNPEISISSDITQYVPEKDRPTHKKKPIIGQKYDTIKYATENIPLLNREIETMQADSINADPFNSVFVEFESQYQAQVASQVATYHVPLALAPAYIGIEPDQVVWLNMRMFWWERIARNLGGIAIIIALLCFWSIPVAFIGMISNVNYLIDQLHWLEFLRKLPEDLFGLLTSLAPTVALAWLMSFLPTFIRMVAKFYGCASLQLVEYFAQQSYFGFQVIQVFLITTLSSSVTSTAVQIAQTPTNAMGLLAGNLPKSSNFFISYIILTGMSISSGTLAQIIPVFFYYVFGYLFDNTPRKKYSRFTDLDAPSWGTTFPVYTNLAVIIFAYSVISPIILLFGAAGFFLLYVAYLYTLMYVQKEAPDLRGICYPRALFQTLVGVYLGQVCLLGLFSVGKGWGPIVLQVVGIIVTVLLHLKLNDAFDSLMHYVPVDTMKPLDGKSDTPSFKNIYREESSEDEIKELPRFSIRKYEPRNSMAQTDKMSSLISDRTIEIASNTKYNEKSENHITWVPLLADGPSGTIPHAPFYKRFFLPHIYYSYKAVKAKLPEIYGLADPDLNTSEEDLASAYNYPAINAKCPSVWIPRDPYGFSLHQVDELNTVVDISDVNATIDGNGNIWWKAGPPSAESIYDDDPFSDENVTPL; this is encoded by the coding sequence ATGTCAGAAGGAGGTGTTTCTACTCAGCAAGTTCTGACGTCCCTTATTGCAAATGGTGTCATTTTCGGTGCCtttctttcagttttcCTGCTGCTcagattgaaattgaagagaaattATGAGCCTAAATCTACTTATGATCTGATTAGCGATGAGAAGAAACCTGAACCTTTGCCACCAGGGCTGTGGCAGTGGTTTCTTCCGTtgttaaaaaaatctgataaTTTTCTCATTCAGCAAGCGGGCTTAGATggctatttttttttacgttatttgtttttgatatgCGCTTACTGTTCGATTTCAGCtctttatatttttccaattttaTTTGCAGTCAATGCAACCAATGAAAATGGTCAAAACGGTCTGGATGTGCTGGGCTTCCAGAACGTCAATCGTCCCGGACGTTACTATGCTCACGTATTCTGCGGGTGGGTATTCTTTTGGATGTTCATGTTTGTGGTTTATCGTGAACTGTATTTTTACAATTCCTTGAGACAGGCGGTTCTATCGTCGCCACGTTACGCCAgtaaaatatcatcaaaaacAGTGCTTTTCCAAACAGTTCCCCAGCAATATCTTAGCGAAAGCGAGTTCTCGAAATTGTTTGATGGTGTTAAAAGGGTATGGATTGCAAGAGGAGGTCATcatgaacttgaaaaaaagattgcacAAAGAGATGATCTCGTCAACAAGTTGGAAAACGCGCTTAATTCGTATATAAAGAAGGCTATTAAACAAGTtggaaaattgaagaaaaagaatccaGAAATTTCGATCTCTTCTGATATCACACAATATGTGCCTGAAAAGGACAGACCAActcataaaaaaaaaccaattATTGGTCAAAAATATGATACTATAAAATATGCTACAGAAAATATTCCACTTTTGAACAGAGAAATTGAGACAATGCAAGCTGATAGCATTAATGCGGATCCATTCAATTCAGTATTCGTTGAATTTGAGTCACAATATCAAGCACAAGTGGCTTCTCAGGTTGCCACTTATCATGTTCCGTTGGCCTTAGCACCAGCATATATCGGTATTGAGCCGGATCAAGTAGTTTGGCTTAACATGAGAATGTTTTGGTGGGAAAGAATCGCAAGAAATTTAGGTGGGATTGCCATTATTATTGCATTATTATGCTTCTGGTCTATTCCTGTGGCATTCATAGGTATGATTTCGAACGTTAACTACTTAATTGATCAACTTCACTGGCTAGAATTTTTAAGAAAACTACCAGAAGATCTTTTTGGTTTATTAACATCTTTGGCTCCAACTGTAGCGCTAGCCTGGTTGATGTCGTTCTTACCAACTTTCATTAGAATGGTGGCAAAATTTTATGGTTGTGCATCGTTGCAACTTGTTGAGTATTTTGCTCAACAATCATATTTTGGTTTTCAAGTtattcaagtttttttaatcACTACGCTTTCATCATCCGTTACATCAACTGCTGTTCAAATTGCGCAAACCCCTACAAATGCAATGGGTTTGTTGGCGGGAAATTTaccaaaatcttcaaactttttcatCTCATATATAATATTGACTGGTATGTCAATATCATCAGGTACTTTGGCTCAGATTATTCCAGTGTTCTTCTATTACGTATTTGGATATTTGTTTGACAATACaccaagaaagaaatacAGTCGCTTCACGGATTTGGACGCACCGAGTTGGGGTACCACTTTTCCAGTTTATACGAATCTGGCAGTCATTATCTTTGCTTATTCCGTCATATCACCAATAATTTTATTATTCGGTGCTGCTGgtttctttttattatatgTTGCGTATCTTTACACCCTGATGTACGTTCAAAAAGAGGCACCCGATCTAAGAGGTATCTGTTATCCAAGAGCCCTATTTCAAACTCTTGTAGGTGTTTATTTGGGTCAGGTTTGTTTACTTGGTCTGTTTTCTGTGGGAAAAGGTTGGGGTCCTATAGTATTGCAAGTTGTTGGAATAATTGTAACTGTTTTACTTCATTTGAAGTTGAATGATGCATTCGATAGTCTCATGCATTATGTCCCCGTGGATACCATGAAGCCCCTTGACGGTAAGTCAGATACGCcgtcattcaaaaatatttatcgCGAAGAATCTAGCgaagatgaaataaaagaacTTCCCAGATTCTCAATTAGAAAATACGAACCACGTAATTCAATGGCTCAAACAGATAAAATGTCTAGTTTGATCAGTGACAGAACAATTGAAATCGCAAGCAATACAAaatacaatgaaaaatcagaGAATCACATTACTTGGGTTCCTTTGTTGGCCGATGGGCCTTCAGGTACAATTCCTCACGCGCCATTCTATAAGAGGTTCTTCTTGCCACACATTTATTACTCTTATAAAGCTGTGAAAGCAAAATTACCAGAAATATATGGCTTGGCAGATCCTGATTTAAATACTTCTGAGGAGGACTTAGCTTCAGCGTATAACTATCCGGCAATAAATGCCAAATGCCCCTCGGTGTGGATTCCAAGGGATCCCTACGGCTTCTCCTTGCATCAGGTGGATGAACTGAACACCGTTGTAGACATATCGGATGTGAATGCAACAATCGACGGAAATGGCAACATTTGGTGGAAAGCCGGTCCACCATCTGCAGAAAGTATTTACGATGATGATCCATTTTCAGATGAAAATGTTACTCCCCTCTAG